A single Chryseobacterium sp. DNA region contains:
- a CDS encoding AraC family transcriptional regulator, translating into MKNTDNIQLLKLQMIVRYLQLMMIILLFYSIAFFMGGLNRLIVVYTFFGSAIFGCLIYLAFRIPFQKVLSYVRIYLFLAPLYNLYFFIILFSISVGNVVWLLPMSLGAFILYSKKEAIMYAAYSVLLIVIGIIVSSNFGEYFNEVNSKFRPFISFIEITAFLFNGTIIMMFIRYKDKINIIKNQEQQSIVIDKKDTPDKKLMADIIRENEEDYLAFFKILDEKMTHEKWFKDANLNISKICIDLNTNATYVSRAIRAKGYTHFNHYLNSIRVNYVKILLKEKDLSKVTLLYIYTEAGFSNQPTFNRVFKQIEGVTPSEYIKEN; encoded by the coding sequence ATGAAAAATACTGACAATATCCAACTCCTTAAACTACAAATGATCGTCAGATATCTACAACTGATGATGATAATATTGTTGTTCTACAGTATTGCTTTTTTTATGGGAGGCTTAAACAGGTTAATTGTAGTTTATACGTTCTTTGGTTCTGCTATTTTTGGCTGCCTGATCTACCTGGCATTTAGAATTCCTTTTCAAAAAGTTCTTTCTTATGTAAGAATTTATTTGTTCCTTGCCCCGCTTTACAATCTGTATTTTTTTATTATTCTATTCAGTATATCCGTAGGAAATGTAGTTTGGCTTTTACCGATGTCTTTAGGAGCTTTCATTTTGTACTCCAAGAAAGAAGCTATAATGTATGCTGCATATTCTGTTCTGTTAATCGTTATTGGTATTATAGTTTCTTCTAATTTTGGAGAGTATTTTAATGAGGTCAATTCTAAGTTCAGACCCTTCATCAGCTTCATAGAAATAACCGCTTTTTTATTCAATGGAACGATTATTATGATGTTCATTCGCTATAAAGACAAAATAAACATCATCAAGAATCAGGAACAGCAGTCAATTGTAATTGATAAAAAGGACACGCCGGATAAAAAATTGATGGCGGATATCATCAGAGAAAATGAAGAGGATTACTTAGCCTTTTTCAAAATACTTGATGAAAAAATGACGCACGAAAAATGGTTTAAAGATGCCAATCTTAATATCTCAAAAATCTGTATAGACCTTAATACCAATGCAACCTATGTTTCTAGAGCCATACGTGCAAAAGGTTATACCCATTTCAATCATTACCTTAATAGCATTCGTGTAAATTATGTAAAGATTCTGTTGAAAGAAAAAGACCTGTCCAAGGTGACGCTTCTGTATATATATACAGAAGCTGGTTTTTCAAACCAGCCTACTTTTAACAGGGTTTT